Proteins encoded within one genomic window of Ptiloglossa arizonensis isolate GNS036 chromosome 3, iyPtiAriz1_principal, whole genome shotgun sequence:
- the Atpsyngamma gene encoding ATP synthase, gamma subunit, whose amino-acid sequence MFSNHMTTIVRLAAQQQQQQQQRGMATLKAISIRLKSVKNIQKITQSMKMVSAAKYNRAERDLKQARPLGVGTKAFYEQAEIQEPSEEPKKLVIAVTSDRGLCGAVHTGVSRNIRDSLLSDSNARENTKIVCIGEKSRAILSRLFANNILFVASEVGRKPPTFNDAAKVATEIMNSGYTFGSGRIVYNRFKSVVSYAVDQLPLFDKNAVVTAPKLSVYDSLDEEVIQSYLEFSLASLLFYSMKEGACSEQSSRMTAMDNASKNAGEMIDKLTLTFNRTRQAVITRELIEIISGAAALD is encoded by the exons ATGTTTTCCAATCACATGACAACGATCGTGCGGCTTGCtgcacagcagcagcagcagcaacaacaacgcgGTATGGCAACCCTTAAAGCCATTTCCATAAGATTGAAGTCTGTAAAGAATATTCAAAAGATTACACAATCAATGAAAATGGTGTCTGCTGCTAAATATAATAGAGCAGAACGTGATTTGAAACAAGCTCGTCCACTTGGTGTTGGTACAAAAGCCTTTTATGAACAAGCTGAAATTCAAGAACCATCAGAAGAACCAAAAAAACTAGTAATAGCAGTAACAAGCGACCGTGGACTGTGCGGTGCTGTACACACTGGAGTTTCTCGTAACATTAGGGATTCTCTTTTATCAGATTCCAATGCACGTGAAAacacaaaaattgtatgcattggtGAGAAATCACGAGCAATTTTATCACGTTTATTTGCTAATAATATActatttgttgcatctgaagttggtCGTAAGCCACCCACATTTAATGATGCTGCTAAAGTGGCAACTGAAATTATGAATAGTGG gTACACTTTTGGTTCTGGACGCATTGTTTATAATCGATTCAAATCAGTAGTGTCATATGCTGTTGACCAACTGCCTCTTTTTGATAAAAATGCTGTGGTCACAGCACCTAAATTATCTGTATATGATTCTCTTGATGAAGAAGTTATTCAAAGCTACTTAGAATTCTCCCTGGCTTCTCTATTATTCTATTCTATGAAGGAAGGTGCATGCAGTGAACAGTCTAGTCGTATGACAGCTATGGATAATGCTAGTAAAAATGCAGGAGAAATGATAGACAAACTAACGTTAACATTCAATCGTACACGACAAGCTGTGATTACTAGGGAactaattgaaattatttctggTGCTGCTGCATTGGATTAA